The Pirellulales bacterium genome segment ATGGCTCGTCCGCTACCGCCGCCACGCCCGCGACTACGAACGCAACACCGAAACCAGCGAGGCCATGATCTACATCGCCATGATCAACCTCATGTCACGCCCCCTGACCCGACACAAATACATTTGAAGACACGTTCTAAGCTGATCGAGTCAGCCGCGTCGGGTCCTCCAATTCAGGGGCTTTCCGGTTTCGATCGAGCGATGCTCTATATTCTTGCTGGCTGGACTGGATATCGGCGGGGCGAGCTTGCCTCACTAACATTGCGATCTTTCGATCTCGAATCACAACCAGCCACGGTGAGAGTCAAAGCTAGCTTTAGCAAGCGTCGGAGGAACGACATTGTCCCCTTGCACCCGGCCGTTGTCGATCGCATGAAGCAGTGGTTGGCCAACAAGCCGGGAATTGACATGGATGATCCGATATTCGACCTCAAGACGAAGACGGGTGGATTGCGGCGAACATCCAAGATGATGAAGCTCGATCTGGAGCGAGTCGGTATCCCGTACTGTGACGACGACGGGCTATTTGCCGACTTCCATGCCAATCGGCACACGTTCATCTCGAACCTGGCAAAGGCAGGGGTATCGCCCAAGCTAGCCCAATCCATTGCTCGGCACAGCGACGTCAACTTGACGCTAAATGTCTACAGTCACGTTGGGATCGGCGACCAAGCAGCTGCAATCCAAAACCTGCCCGCCCCGCCGCGACCAGAGGCGACGGTTCACGAGGCCGCCACGAGATCGGCGGACGAAAAGTTTGCACACGGGTTTGCACAAACTTCCGACTCTGACTGGCAGTCAGAGTCATCGGTTGGCAACAGCGCCCCCGCCGAGAGTGGCGAAGGGGGGACAGGCAAAGCCTTGCCAAAGAAGCAGTTAGTCATCCTTTGTCACGCTCTGACAGAGGATGACACAAGTAGCGGCGCAGGGATTCGAACCCCGGACACGCGGATTATGATTCCGCTGCTCTA includes the following:
- a CDS encoding IS5/IS1182 family transposase; its protein translation is WLVRYRRHARDYERNTETSEAMIYIAMINLMSRPLTRHKYI